The Paenibacillus amylolyticus genome contains the following window.
AGCCACTTTCATCGTCAGTCCATGACGATGAAAGTGGCTTCTTTGTTTAGCTGTAATCCCGATCATTCTTCTAGATCCAGCGAATGATGGCAATGATGGCGAGATGCGCTGGATAGAAGTAGCGCCAGATCCAACGCGGCCCCTTCATGCGGAATCCTGCTTGGTAATACTGAGCAATAGCAATGCCGGCGGTTGCGAGCACACTATACATCTGCACAGAGCTGTTGTGTAGCAGAAGATACAGTGCATTTAACACAACATGTGCAACGACAAGTACAGGCCCCTGGAAATAACGGAATAACAGAACCAATAACAACCCGTACATCCCATAATCCATATGACTAATTTCCATGAACCAGCCTGCCCCAATCACAATGGGAATACCCAGTAGGCGGGATGGCAATTTATCAATAACGAATAGTACCAGTAAGGCTGACCACAATGTCCATACCACGTTTAGAGAATAATGATTGAACGCAGCCATGAACGGCACCTGTGAGAGTATCGCAATCCAGAACAGCCGCCATATGTATTTTTGTACATCTCGTGTATGTTTGTAACCGATATACACTGCAAATGCGTAGATTGGAAAAGCGATGCGACCTATGATTCTCAGTTCTATAATATGCGGAAAAAAGACAGCCCCTATATGATCAATTAACATCGTGATCATGGCAATCCACTGCATCATGTTGCGACTCCCCTCCCTCTTTCCGACTGCACGAGTCTGCCATTCAATTTTTATATATTAAGTTCATAATACATGAATTTGGTATCCTGTGCATATCCTTCGGACTCATACAGAGCTTGCGCTTGCGTGTTACTTAACTCGGTCGAGAGTGATATCCGAAGAACGCTATGCTCAGATGCCAATTGCTTGGCTGCTTGCAGCAGCTTCCTTGCAATACCTTGCTGACGATAATCCGGATGTACAAACAGATCATTAAGTACCCAGATCGGCCCCATTGATACCGAGCTGAAACTGGGGTACAGCTGAACGAATCCGGTAAATTTCTGGCCCTTCGAAATTGTCTTATCGTTACTTTCATCTGACCCATGAACCATTTCCACAGCGGTTTCTGCTACCAAAATGACCGATTCATTGCGTTCCATTCGTTCTTTAATATACTGACATGCTGCCTGAATGTCTGCTTTTTGTTTATAGAATATTCTGTACTCATTGAACAATCCTGCCACTTCATCACGATCAGGAAGACCCGCTTGTCTAATTTGATGTTTCACTCCACTCAACTCCCTTGGGATGGAGACCAACGTCTCCTCGTTTGTATATCTTTTAATATTGTAAAACAACCCTTTCCTTTTCCCCATTCATCATCTGCATCAAAGTTTGTAGTATCTTGGGAAATTCTGTGGAGATATCGAACATTCATCCTTCGGAGTATATTTCAGTCAAAGCGTTGCACACTATAATATCACTCATAACTGACAGAGACTGGACTATTCATTGATATAGGAGGAAGAAACTGATGAAAGAAAGCATTCTTCTACAGGTGCAATCACGCCTGATCGGCGTGGCAGACATGATCTACCAACCGCTTCAGATTGGGCCTTTACACTGTACCCTGCTCTATATCCAATCCATCGTCGATACTCAGATTATGAGAGAAGCTATTGTGAAGCCTTTGCTTGAAGAGGCTGCACGGAACGAAGTTGGCCCCGATTTTGTTACGCAGGTCGTCAGTGGAACCTTTTTTTCACTCGAAAACCAGCACAGAGATTCAGCTGATACGTTGGTAGATGATATCGTAACAGGTAATGCAGCACTCCATGTGGAGGGCATGTCTGGCATGATCATTTTCTCCATCCAGAATTATCAGAAGCGCTCTGTACCTGAATCAACAAATGAAGTTGTCATCGTTGGTCCACAGGAAGCGTTTATCGAAGATATCAATGTCAATATGTCTCTATTGCGACACAAAATTAAACATTCCGATTTCAAAATGATTAAATTCACCATCGGCAAATATACCAAAACCGAAGTGTTTGTCATATATATTCAAGGTTTATGCAAACCTGACATTTTGGAAAATGTCTTAACCAGTCTGGGTGAGATTGATATGGACAGCAGCCTTGGTGTCAGTTATCTGTCAGAATTTCTGGAAGATCACCCGCTCTCTCCTTTTCCACAGTATCAATATACCGAAAGACCGGATACTGTTGCCGCAGCACTGGTAGAAGGACGAATTGGGGTCATGCAGGATGGAACCCCCTTCTCGCTGCTCATTCCAGTTACATTCTTCTCTTTGATGCAATCGTCCGAGGACTATTACCAGCGGTTCCATTCCGCTTCATTTATTCGAATGATCCGTTTGCTGTTCGCCGTCATTGCTTTCCTGTTGCCTTCCATATACGTAGCGGTCACTACATTTCATCCCGAGATTATTCCCACCAATCTGCTCATCACCATTGCATCCGCAAGAGAGAACATTCCTTTTCCGGCATTAATTGAAGCCCTCATCATGGAGATCACCTTCGAAGGATTGCGTGAAGCCGGCATACGGATTCCCAAGCCGCTAGGACAGACGGTTTCTATCATTGGCGGCATTGTCATAGGACAGGCAGCTGTGCAGGCAGGTATTGTCTCTGCTCCACTGGTTATTGTTGTGTCCATTACAGGCATTGCTGCCTTTATTATTCCGCATTTCGAGTTGGGACTGGCCTTCCGGCTGCTCCGCTTTCCTGTACTGCTGATGGGTGGAACACTGGGCCTGTTCGGTGTCGTCATTTCAATCTACGTGCTGTACTGGTATATGGTCAGCATGCGTTCATTTGGTGTTCCTTACATGCAGCCTTTCGCCCCACTCGTACTGCGTGATATCAAGGATACGTTTATACGGGTACCCTGGTTCATGATGAAAAAACGAACGAAAGCCTATACGACCGATAATGAAAGGAGGCAGGACACACCATGATGTTTCAAAAGCCTCCTCTACAACTTGCCGTCATTCTAATCTGCTGTCTGTTATGCACCGGGTGCTGGTCCAAAGTTGAGATTAACGAGCGTACCTTCATCACCGCCATGTACGTGGATAAAGCGGCCACCCCGGGAGAGATCGAAGTTACACTGAGCATGCCGCTCCCCAATCGTCTCTCGCCCGAAGGGGGCGGATCAGGCAAAGAACCCTACGCAGCCGTTTCTGCGACAGCACCAACCATTGCAGACGCCATGGAGAGAATCCAGACTGACCTTACCCGTAAAATCTCATGGGGTCATACGCGGGTAATCGTGTTTGGACAAGCCTACGCACGTGAAGGAATTGAAGATACGATGGAATGGATTGCACGCCAGCCCCTGTTCCACCTGAGCAGTTACGTAATGGTTACTAATGGCAGAGCCAAGGATATTTCGGATCTGACTCCGGTATTTGAGGAAACACCGAGTGATGTGTTAAGGGAATTTTCCACAGAGGAAAATCTCTTGAAAACCCAGATGTTAAGCATATTTACCGCAGATAAAATGAATCAGGGATTCGCCACATCGATGTTAGGCAGCAAAAAACGGCCATGGTCAGTGAAGAAGGCGAAACCAAAAAGTGGGTCAGCCA
Protein-coding sequences here:
- a CDS encoding TraX family protein; this translates as MMQWIAMITMLIDHIGAVFFPHIIELRIIGRIAFPIYAFAVYIGYKHTRDVQKYIWRLFWIAILSQVPFMAAFNHYSLNVVWTLWSALLVLFVIDKLPSRLLGIPIVIGAGWFMEISHMDYGMYGLLLVLLFRYFQGPVLVVAHVVLNALYLLLHNSSVQMYSVLATAGIAIAQYYQAGFRMKGPRWIWRYFYPAHLAIIAIIRWI
- a CDS encoding GNAT family N-acetyltransferase, coding for MKHQIRQAGLPDRDEVAGLFNEYRIFYKQKADIQAACQYIKERMERNESVILVAETAVEMVHGSDESNDKTISKGQKFTGFVQLYPSFSSVSMGPIWVLNDLFVHPDYRQQGIARKLLQAAKQLASEHSVLRISLSTELSNTQAQALYESEGYAQDTKFMYYELNI
- a CDS encoding spore germination protein, with the translated sequence MKESILLQVQSRLIGVADMIYQPLQIGPLHCTLLYIQSIVDTQIMREAIVKPLLEEAARNEVGPDFVTQVVSGTFFSLENQHRDSADTLVDDIVTGNAALHVEGMSGMIIFSIQNYQKRSVPESTNEVVIVGPQEAFIEDINVNMSLLRHKIKHSDFKMIKFTIGKYTKTEVFVIYIQGLCKPDILENVLTSLGEIDMDSSLGVSYLSEFLEDHPLSPFPQYQYTERPDTVAAALVEGRIGVMQDGTPFSLLIPVTFFSLMQSSEDYYQRFHSASFIRMIRLLFAVIAFLLPSIYVAVTTFHPEIIPTNLLITIASARENIPFPALIEALIMEITFEGLREAGIRIPKPLGQTVSIIGGIVIGQAAVQAGIVSAPLVIVVSITGIAAFIIPHFELGLAFRLLRFPVLLMGGTLGLFGVVISIYVLYWYMVSMRSFGVPYMQPFAPLVLRDIKDTFIRVPWFMMKKRTKAYTTDNERRQDTP